One Malania oleifera isolate guangnan ecotype guangnan chromosome 9, ASM2987363v1, whole genome shotgun sequence DNA segment encodes these proteins:
- the LOC131164062 gene encoding ACT domain-containing protein ACR8-like: MEWPACLDEYEKLVIRMNTPRVVIDNAVCSSATLVKVDSARKHGILLEAVQVLTDLDLSIKKAYISSDGRWFMDVFHVTDQNGNKLTDESVISYIEQSLGSIHYVRSTGFNGVTALELTGTDRLGLMSEVFAVLADLQCNVVEAKVWTHNGRIASLIYVKDCDSGSPIEDSQKIDRIEGRLRSVLKGDNDIRSAKTSVSMTVTHTERRLHQMMFADRDYERKPIIRTNSDSPAVTVQNWIERGYSVVNVQCKDRRKLLFDVVSNLTDMQYVVFHATINTAGNQAYLEFYVRHTDGTPISLEAERQRVIQCLQAAIERRASEGVRLELCMADRQGLLADVTRTFRENGLNVTRAEISTAEDSAHNMFYVTDAIGNAADPKIIEAVRQRIGMGNLKVKELPRIYHEKGEEEEPALGVGGAVLFSLGSLVRKNLYNLGLIRSYS; the protein is encoded by the exons ATGGAGTGGCCTGCGTGTTTGGACGAATATGAAAAGCTTGTTATCCGGATGAACACTCCAAG GGTCGTCATTGACAATGCCGTTTGCTCCTCTGCCACTCTTGTCAAG GTCGACAGTGCCAGAAAACATGGAATCCTTCTGGAGGCTGTGCAGGTTCTAACAGATCTGGATCTCTCCATAAAGAAAGCTTACATTTCTTCCGACGGACGATGGTTCATGGACG TTTTCCATGTGACTGATCAAAACGGAAATAAACTAACGGATGAAAGCGTTATCAGCTATATTGAGCAG TCTCTGGGTAGCATTCACTATGTGAGATCGACTGGTTTTAATGGGGTGACTGCGTTGGAGCTAACTGGAACGGACCGCCTCGGCCTTATGTCGGAGGTATTTGCAGTACTGGCGGATCTGCAATGTAATGTGGTTGAGGCCAAGGTGTGGACTCACAATGGCCGAATTGCTTCTCTCATTTATGTCAAGGATTGCGATTCGGGTTCCCCAATTGAGGACTCCCAGAAGATTGACAGAATCGAAGGGAGGCTGAGGAGTGTTCTTAAGGGGGATAATGACATCCGAAGCGCGAAGACCTCAGTTTCCATGACAGTCACCCACACCGAGAGGAGACTACATCAGATGATGTTTGCTGATCGGGATTATGAGCGGAAACCCATTATTCGAACCAACAGTGATTCTCCAGCGGTGACTGTTCAGAACTGGATTGAGCGAGGTTACTCTGTGGTGAATGTGCAGTGCAAGGATCGAAGAAAGCTTTTGTTTGATGTTGTTTCCAATTTGACTGATATGCAATATGTTGTTTTTCATGCTACCATCAACACAGCAGGAAACCAAGCTTACCTG GAATTCTATGTGAGGCACACCGATGGAACCCCCATCAGCTTGGAAGCGGAGAGGCAGAGAGTAATTCAGTGCCTGCAAGCAGCCATTGAGAGAAGAGCATCTGAG GGTGTCAGACTAGAGCTGTGCATGGCTGATCGGCAGGGTCTATTAGCCGACGTGACCCGAACATTTCGGGAGAATGGTCTGAACGTGACGAGGGCAGAGATCTCTACTGCGGAGGACTCCGCGCATAACATGTTTTATGTGACGGATGCCATTGGGAATGCCGCAGATCCAAAGATCATAGAAGCAGTGCGACAGAGAATTGGAATGGGTAACCTAAAAGTGAAGGAATTACCCCGAATCTACCATGAGAAGggggaagaggaggagccagCACTTGGGGTAGGTGGGGCCGTGCTGTTTTCTCTTGGTAGCCTAGTGAGGAAGAATCTATACAACTTGGGGTTGATCAGATCATATTCTTAG